A window of Castanea sativa cultivar Marrone di Chiusa Pesio chromosome 1, ASM4071231v1 contains these coding sequences:
- the LOC142635949 gene encoding uncharacterized protein LOC142635949, with product MLENFVMFDVSPSDDLNVLLDADMNGLCICRKKFFKIKINKIIFEVYYVTRKVK from the exons atgttggaaaattttgttatgtttgatGTATCTCCCTCTGATGATTTAAATGTTTTGCTTGATGCTGATATGAATGGGCT TTGCATATGTAGAAAgaaattcttcaaaattaaaattaataaaatcatatttgaagTCTACTATGTCACAAGAAAGGTTAAGTAG